GTCACGCCGTCCGATTCGCGATGTCGAGGTCTATTGCGGACATTTCGACGTTGGCGGCTCGACCGGAGATGCCCCTTACACCCACGGCAACGCGCATGAGATGTTCCTGGTCCTGCGCGGGCGGGTCGAACTGACGCTCGGCGCCGAGACCTTCGTTCTCGATGAGGGCGACAGCATCGAATACCCGACATCGACGCCGCACAAGACCGTCAATGTCGGCAGCACGCCTGCCGAAGTGCTTTGGATCATCGCACCGCCAACCAGCGGCACCATCGATCTCGACGAATATGTAGCCCGGAAACCACTCGCGGCCGGGTTGCCTAAAGCAAAAGGCGAGTTTGGGAAGGATGAGTAATATGGGATACAGATCAACGCTTGCGAAGATTGCCGGCGCAACAGTGCTCGCGGCCATGGCGACCGGAGGTGTTTACGCGCAGAGCGCGCCGCCGGCCGGCACAGTCGTCGACGGGTCGCTGAAAGGAAAGACCCTGACCTTCGTGTCCTATGGCGGCATCTACCAGGATGGCCAGGTCGCCGCGCTCAAGGAGTTCGTCGACAAGAGCGGCGTCAAGCTGCTCAATGACGGCCCGACGGAAATCGCCAAGCTCCAGGCACAGGTGGAATCCGGCAATGTGACATGGGATGTCGTCGATACCGACGATCTTCCGCCATTCGTCCATTGCGGAAAACTGTTCCAGAAACTCGACCTGACCAAGATCGACATCTCGAAGATCCCGGCGGGTCAGGTCGGCGAGTGCAGCGTGCCGGCGATGAACTACGGCGCCGTTCTGATGTACAAGAACTCGACCTACAAGGACAATCCGCCGAAGGACTGGAAGGATTTCTTCGACACCAAGAAATTTCCCGGCATACGCGCCATTGATGGCAGCGGAAGCCCGGTCGGCGGCCTTATCGAACAAGGCATCCTGGCAGATGGCGGCTCGGTCCAGAACATGACGGCCGCGGATATCGACAAGGGCATCGCCAAGATCAAGGCAATCGGCCCGGACACGATCTTCTGGAAGACCGGTGCTGAATCCCAGCAGCTCGCCGAATCCGGCGAAGCCGACATGATCATCATGTGGACGGGCCGCGCCATGACCGCGGTCAAGAACGGCGCTGCCTACACGCCGGTGTGGAAGGACTGGCTGGTCGTCATGGATCAGCTGACCATCCCGGTCGGGGCCAAGGACACCGACGCATCCTACGCGCTGATCAATGCCTATCTCGGCAAGAAGTCGCAGGAGATCCTGACGGAGCAGACCTCCTATTCGCCCATCAACACCGAGTCGCAGCCGAAGGTGGATCCTTCCGTCGCCGCCTTCCTGACCAACTCGCCCGACCACGCCAAGCAGGGCTATCAGCAGAACATCAAGTTCTGGGTCGCCAATTTCGCTGCCGCTTCCGACAAGTGGACGGCCCTGATGGCCGGCAATTGAGCCGTCGGGACCGCGAGGCAAAGACGTGAGCCAGACATCACAGATATCCACGGCCGGGGGTGAAAATCCCCGGCCGGCGGGTGGCGCGCCAGCCTCTCGGCGGCGCCCATGGCTTGCCGCCTATCCTTCGCTGCTGGCGATGCCGGCCTTGCTGCTGCTCATCGCTGCCATGGGCTATCCGCTGCTGACCGTCACGCTGCGCAGTTTCTCGGACCCCGCCTGGGGCCTGCAGAACTACGTCTGGTTCTTCTCCACACCCGTGAACGTCACGGTCCTGTGGCGCACTTTTTCCATCGCGGCTTGGGTCACAATCGTCTGCGTGATCGCCGCCTATCCCTACGCCTATCTCATGACCGCGGTCGGGCCGCGCATGCGGCTTATCCTCATCCTGTGCGTCCTGGTGCCGTTCTGGGTCAGCGGTGTCGTGCGCACCTTGGCCTGGGTCATCCTGCTGCAGGATTCAGGCATCATCAATTCGCTCATCAGGCTGCTCGGCTTTGATGGCGTGAAGCTTATCCGCACGCAGACCGGCGTCGTCATCGGCATGGCACAGGTGCTGCTGCCGTTCATGATCCTGCCGCTCTATTCGGTCATGCGCGGCATCGACCTGCGCCTGGTGCAGGCGGCGCGCAGCCTGGGCGCGCGCCCCTCGCGCGCCTTCCTGCAGGTCTATCTGCCGCTGTCGCTGCCCGGCGTCTTCGCCGGCGCCATCATCGTCTTCATCCTGTCGCTCGGCTTCTACATCACCCCGGCGCTGCTTGGCGGGCCACGCAGCACGATGCTGTCGACGCTGGTGCAGAGCCAGGTGCTCAGCCTGCTCAACTGGGGTCGAGGCGGCGCCATGGGCGTCGTGCTGCTGGTCGCAACCTTCGTGCTGCTGGCGCTCGCCGCACCGCTGATGCGCCAGCGCCACAAACAGGCGTCCAGATCATGAAGACGCCGTTCCGCATCATACTCGGCCTGTTCTGCCTGCTGGTCGCCGTCTGGCTGGTGATGCCGACGCTGGTCATCATCCCGATGTCGTTCAACGAGAAGAAGTCGCTGGCCTTCCCGCCATCCGGCTTCTCCTGGCAGTGGTACGAGAATTTCTTCACCAACCCGGATTGGCTGGCGAGTTTCTTCAATTCGCTCAGGGTCGCGGGCCTCGTTGCCGTGGCCGCCACGGTGATCGGTACGCTGGCCGCGCTCGGCCTCAGCCGCATGAAGCATTCCGGCGCCGGCCTGCTGCGCGCCATCCTGATCACGCCGATGATCGTACCTGGCGTGGTGCTGGCGATCGGCATCTATGCCGTCTATCTCGATTACCAGCTTGTCGGCACCACCACCGGCTTCGTCATCGCCCACACGATGCTGGCGATCCCCTTCGTCATCATCGCCGTGTCGGCAAGCCTCGAAGTCTTCGACGTGCGGCTGGAGACGGCCGCGGCAAGTCTCGGTGCCAACCGCTTCACCACGTTTCGCACCGTGACCTTGCCACTGATCGCGCCCGGCATCCTGTCCGGCTTGCTGTTTGCCTTCGTCACCTCCTTCGACGAAATCATCGTCGCGCTGTTCATCACCAGCCCATACCTGAAAACCTTGCCCGTCCAGATCTTCACAAGCATCACCCGTGACGCCGACCCCACGGTGACAGCCGTCGGAACGATCATCTTCATTGCCACGACGCTGATCATCAGCGCCGGGCTGATCATCAGCTCTAGATCGAAGAGGAGTTGAGATGTCTGCGTCCAACACCAGAGAACGCGGCGCGGCCATCGACATTCAAGGCGCCACCAAGCGTTACGGCAATTTCACCGCGCTCGACGACGTCAGCCTGCATATCGAGCCGGGCGAGTTCATGACGCTGCTAGGCCCCAGCGGATCGGGAAAGACCACCACGCTCAACGTCGTGGCGGGCTTTACGGACCTGACCTCCGGCGACCTCGCCGTCGGCGGAAAAAGCATCGTCGCGCTGCCGGCGCACAAGCGCAATATTGGCGTGGTCTTCCAGCACTATGCGCTGTTTCCGCACATGACCGTCGGCAAGAACGTCGCCTATCCGCTCACACTGCGCGGCATGGACAAGCAAGCGCGC
The nucleotide sequence above comes from Mesorhizobium shangrilense. Encoded proteins:
- a CDS encoding ABC transporter permease — protein: MSQTSQISTAGGENPRPAGGAPASRRRPWLAAYPSLLAMPALLLLIAAMGYPLLTVTLRSFSDPAWGLQNYVWFFSTPVNVTVLWRTFSIAAWVTIVCVIAAYPYAYLMTAVGPRMRLILILCVLVPFWVSGVVRTLAWVILLQDSGIINSLIRLLGFDGVKLIRTQTGVVIGMAQVLLPFMILPLYSVMRGIDLRLVQAARSLGARPSRAFLQVYLPLSLPGVFAGAIIVFILSLGFYITPALLGGPRSTMLSTLVQSQVLSLLNWGRGGAMGVVLLVATFVLLALAAPLMRQRHKQASRS
- a CDS encoding ABC transporter permease, with amino-acid sequence MKTPFRIILGLFCLLVAVWLVMPTLVIIPMSFNEKKSLAFPPSGFSWQWYENFFTNPDWLASFFNSLRVAGLVAVAATVIGTLAALGLSRMKHSGAGLLRAILITPMIVPGVVLAIGIYAVYLDYQLVGTTTGFVIAHTMLAIPFVIIAVSASLEVFDVRLETAAASLGANRFTTFRTVTLPLIAPGILSGLLFAFVTSFDEIIVALFITSPYLKTLPVQIFTSITRDADPTVTAVGTIIFIATTLIISAGLIISSRSKRS
- a CDS encoding extracellular solute-binding protein, giving the protein MGYRSTLAKIAGATVLAAMATGGVYAQSAPPAGTVVDGSLKGKTLTFVSYGGIYQDGQVAALKEFVDKSGVKLLNDGPTEIAKLQAQVESGNVTWDVVDTDDLPPFVHCGKLFQKLDLTKIDISKIPAGQVGECSVPAMNYGAVLMYKNSTYKDNPPKDWKDFFDTKKFPGIRAIDGSGSPVGGLIEQGILADGGSVQNMTAADIDKGIAKIKAIGPDTIFWKTGAESQQLAESGEADMIIMWTGRAMTAVKNGAAYTPVWKDWLVVMDQLTIPVGAKDTDASYALINAYLGKKSQEILTEQTSYSPINTESQPKVDPSVAAFLTNSPDHAKQGYQQNIKFWVANFAAASDKWTALMAGN
- a CDS encoding helix-turn-helix domain-containing protein — its product is MKIAEDDSDNDSAMPSMEARRSAILGDRVKFYRTARRLTLRQLGDIVGTTASFLSQLERGLSGANTSTLMLIANALGISLSDLFDERKATPHAVLTRAERPALPVSEGYRKTLLSRRPIRDVEVYCGHFDVGGSTGDAPYTHGNAHEMFLVLRGRVELTLGAETFVLDEGDSIEYPTSTPHKTVNVGSTPAEVLWIIAPPTSGTIDLDEYVARKPLAAGLPKAKGEFGKDE